In Rutidosis leptorrhynchoides isolate AG116_Rl617_1_P2 chromosome 2, CSIRO_AGI_Rlap_v1, whole genome shotgun sequence, one genomic interval encodes:
- the LOC139888895 gene encoding uncharacterized protein, giving the protein MAKENMKKRMLKQKYRIRWAIDGDENTKFIHAIIRNNYNKCNIRGLTINGCWNENPLDIKEEAVRHFSSLFEEKNGFRPSLSDLSYPSISHHDAESLEVKFTKTEILEAEKGEISKGCNASFVTLIPKKVNPEGLGDFCPINLIESYYKIVSKILSNRLRKVIPAIVGPEQCAFLKGRYILDGFVIANETIDFLKVNRKKGIIFKVNFEKSFDSINWCFRLEVMKSVGFGDKCRKWILSWLTSASISILINGSPSHEFSIGRGVRQGDQLSPFLFILAAEGLNILTKVATDKGMFKGVEVGFDKVLVFHLQYADDTIFFEEWSRRNVNSLGNLLKCFELASGLKVNFQKSSVFGIGVKEVEINLVACYIGCQVALLGKWWWRFKTEPTSLWAKVIRSIYGRCDGLMLDDEFTHQTTLGTWQNIVLTVTLIEDLQIQFKSSFVKNIGDGGSTSFWNEQWCNEGKMCTLFSRLFRLQSNKEATFKDRVSCNDSGLRFNWSWIRVPSGRSSGELTQIQDKVVAVNVDPSKDDSWSWSDSAKGVFEVKIPASMINDKLLGNIASFQVLTRNNLVPKKVEIFIWRALKKGCRLGLKSIKGVSIFIVFDAPFAMTISKRWTICSSFCKHALDIWERLFKWWGLGNFWSYSVQEIIMEDPNISSNDRGGKVWQATKWVCTYRLWKNRNNMIFQRKSWSGPVALNEIKIMSFQWITNKSKYMKLDWLTWLSNPSHYLN; this is encoded by the exons ATGGCAAAAGAAAATATGAAGAAAAGAATGCTAAAACAAAAATATCGAATTCGTTGGGCCATAGACGGTGATGAGAATACTAAATTTATTCATGCTATTATTCGCAATAATTACAATAAATGTAACATTCGGGGACTCACGATTAATGGATGTTGGAATGAAAATCCGCTTGATATCAAAGAAGAAGCCGTAAGACATTTCAGCTCTTTATTCGAAGAAAAGAATGGGTTCAGACCATCCTTATCTGACCTGAGTTATCCTTCCATATCACATCATGATGCTGAATCACTTGAAGTCAAATTCACTAAAACAGAAATCTTAGAAGCG GAAAAgggtgaaatatccaaaggatgtaATGCATCGTTCGTGACCCTTATCCCCAAAAAAGTAAATCCGGAAGGGCTCGGGGATTTTTGTCCTATTAACTTGATCGAGAGTTACTATAAAATAGTCTCGAAAATACTCTCTAATCGCCTTCGAAAAGTAATCCCCGCAATTGTTGGGCCTGAACAATGTGCCTTCTTAAAAGGGCGCTATATTCTCGATGGATTCGTAATTGCTAATGAAACAATTGATTTTTTGAAAGTAAATCGTAAGAAGGGCATAATCTTCAAAGTAAATTTCGAAAAATCGTTCGATAGCATTAATTGGTGCTTCCGTTTAGAAGTCATGAAAAGTGTGGGGTTCGGGGATAAGTGTAGGAAATGGATTTTAAGTTGGCTTACCTCGGCCTCGATTTCTATCCTCATTAATGGATCACCATCTCATGAATTCTCAATTGGCCGAGGTGTTCGCCAAGGAGACCAATTATCTCCCTTCTTATTTATTTTAGCGGCCGAGGGTCTAAATATCCTTACAAAAGTAGCCACGGATAAAGGGATGTTCAAGGGTGTCGAAGTCGGGTTTGATAAAGTGTTAGTTTTCCAccttcaatatgcggatgacactatCTTTTTTGAGGAATGGAGTAGGCGGAACGTTAATAGTCTTGGAAACTTGTTGAAATGTTTTGAACTCGCCTCGGGCTTAAAAGTTAACTTTCAAAAAAGTAGTGTATTTGGTATAGGAGTGAAAGAAGTGGAAATCAACCTTGTTGCTTGTTACATAGGTTGTCAAGTAG CCTTATTgggaaaatggtggtggaggttcaaaaccgaaccCACCTCCCTTTGGGCCAAGGTTATTCGTAGTATTTATGGTCGTTGTGATGGTTTAATGTTGGATGATGAGTTTACTCATCAAACAACATTAGGCACTTGGCAGAATATTGTCTTAACAGTTACATTAATTGAAGATCTTCAAATCCAATTCAAGAGCTCTTTTGTCAAGAACATTGGTGACGGCGGATCAACTTCTTTTTGGAACGAACAATGGTGCAATGAAGGCAAGATGTGTACTCTTTTTTCGAGACTGTTTCGATTACAAAGCAACAAAGAAGCTACTTTCAAGGATCGTGTGTCGTGTAATGATTCGGGTTTGCGGTTCAATTGGTCATGGATACGGGTTCCCTCAGGTCGTTCTTCGGGTGAGTTGACTCAGATTCAGGATAAGGTTGTTGCTGTTAACGTCGACCCCAGCAAGGATGATTCTTGGAGCTGGTCAGACAGCGCGAAAGGAGTGTTCGAGGTCAAAATTCCCGCTTCCATGATCAACGATAAACTGCTCGGTAACATTGCTTCATTCCAAGTCCTTACCCGTAATAATCTTGTCCCTAAAAAAGTTGAAATATTCATTTGGAGGGCGTTAAAAAAAGGTTGCCGGTTAGGGTTGAAATCGATAAAAGGGGTATCGATCTTCATAGTATTCGATGCCCCCTTTGCGATGACGATCTCCAAGCGGTGGACCATATGCTCATCTTTTTGTAAGCATGCCCTTGATATTTGGGAAAGATTATTCAAATGGTGGGGGCTTGGTAATTTTTGGAGTTATAGTGTGCAAGAAATCATCATGGAAGATCCGAACATTTCGTCTAATGATCGTGGTGGTAAGGTATGGCAAGCCACAAAATGGGTTTGTACATATCGCTTATGGAAAAATCGTAACAACATGATATTTCAAAGGAAGAGTTGGAGTGGACCGGTCGCGCTTAATGAAATCAAAATTATGTCATTCCAGTGGATCACGAATAAATCAAAATACATGAAACTCGATTGGCTTACATGGTTATCCAACCCTAGTCATTACCTAAATTGA